In Phyllostomus discolor isolate MPI-MPIP mPhyDis1 chromosome 2, mPhyDis1.pri.v3, whole genome shotgun sequence, the following are encoded in one genomic region:
- the LOC114512998 gene encoding olfactory receptor 6C2-like: protein MKNYTVTTFILLGLTEDPQLQVLIFIFLFFTYMLSVTGNLTIITLTSVDPHLKTPMYVFLQNFSFLEISFTSACIPRYLYNIATGDKVITYNACVIQVFFTDLFALTEFFLLAAMSYDRYVAICKPLHYVTIMSSKVCRRLTFFCWLAGLLVITSPLSLGLNLKFCDLNVIDHFLCDADPLLKISCSDTWIMEQSVLICAALTFTLTLMCVVLSYSYIIKTILGFPSAQQRKKAFSTCSSHMIVVSITYGACMFIYMNPTAKEEVTINKVVSLLISSISPMLNPFIYTLRNKQVKKAFNDLIKRIASFLSKIN, encoded by the coding sequence ATGAAAAACTATACAGTAACAACATTCATTCTGCTGGGACTGACAGAAGACCCTCAGCTGCAAgttctgatttttatctttctatttttcacCTACATGCTGAGTGTCACTGGAAACCTGACCATCATCACTCTCACCTCTGTGGATCCCCACCTTAAGACACCCATGTACGTTTTTTTGCAAAATTTCTCCTTCTTAGAGATCTCATTCACATCTGCCTGTATTCCCCGATACTTGTATAACATAGCAACAGGTGACAAGGTCATTACCTACAATGCCTGTGTAATCCAAGTGTTTTTTACCGACCTCTTTGCATTAACAGAATTTTTCCTCCTAGCTGCCATGtcctatgaccgctatgtggccatctgcaagcccctGCACTATGTGACCATCATGAGCAGCAAAGTCTGCAGGAGACTCACTTTTTTCTGTTGGTTGGCTGGATTGTTGGTCATAACCTCCCCACTTAGTCTGGGGCTAAATCTGAAATTCTGTGATTTGAATGTCATTGATCATTTTCTCTGCGATGCTGATCCTCTTCTGAAGATATCATGTTCAGACACATGGATCATGGAACAAAGTGTTTTAATCTGTGCTGCGCTGACCTTCACTTTGACTCTTATGTGTGTAGTTCTATCCTATAGTTACATTATTAAGACAATTTTAGGATTTCCATCTGCCCAGCAAAGAAAAAAGGCCTTTTCCACCTGTTCTTCACATATGATTGTGGTTTCCATCACCTATGGTGCATGCATGTTCATCTATATGAATCCTACCGCAAAGGAAGAGGTGACTATTAATAAAGTGGTTTCACTGCTCATTTCCTCTATTTCACCTATGTTAAACCCTTTTATTTATACACTGAGAAATAAGCAAGTGAAGAAAGCCTTCAATGACTTGATAAAAAGAATTGCATCAttcttaagtaaaataaactag